One stretch of Cygnus olor isolate bCygOlo1 chromosome 1, bCygOlo1.pri.v2, whole genome shotgun sequence DNA includes these proteins:
- the TAB3 gene encoding TGF-beta-activated kinase 1 and MAP3K7-binding protein 3 isoform X2 encodes MAQGSQQLDVQVLHDLRQRFPEIPEGVVSQCMLQNNNNLDACCRALAQESNKYLYMEYHSPDDTRINRNSLLHINLGIHPHTSYHAGDGAQLNGGRTLVHSSSDGHIDPQRTAGKQLICLVQEPHSAPAVVAASPNYNPFFMNDQNRNAATPPPQPPPQPSSIQPGMNTSAMQGPPPTYMHIPRYSTNPITVTVSQNLPSGQSVPRALQILPQIPSNLYGTPGSIYIRQTSQSSSGRQTPQNTQWHSSPQGPVPHYTPRPLPVYPHQQNYQPSQYSPKQPQIPQTAFQSPPASQCPSPFGSPQHQVQPPQLGHQSSHVFMPPSPSTVPPHPYQQASQTFQKQSGHSVSYLPPFAGPSLSKGSMNKIEITVEPPQRPGTAMNRSPSPISNQPSQRNQHPLYTATTPPTSSPSRVGRAPTENLLNLVDQEERTAAPEPIQPISVIPGSGGEKGSHKYQRSSSSGSDDYAYTQALLLHQRARMERLAKELKLEKEELERLKAEVNGMEHDLMQRRLRRVSCTTAIPTPEEMTKLRSLNRQLQINVDCTLKEVDLLQSRGNFDPKATCNFYDNIEPGPVVPPKPYKKEHPNNSKQASRTQPRDEDFEGAPWNCDSCTFLNHPALNRCEQCEMPRYT; translated from the exons ATGGCGCAGGGCAGTCAACAACTCGATGTGCAGGTACTCCATGATCTCCGACAACGTTTCCCTGAGATACCTGAAGGCGTGGTATCTCAGTGCATGCTTCAG AACAACAACAATCTAGATGCCTGTTGTCGAGCCCTCGCACAGGAGAGCAACAAATACTTATATATGGAGTACCATAGTCCCGATGACACcagaataaatagaaatagcCTTTTGCACATTAATCTGGGTATTCATCCTCATACCAGCTATCATGCAGGGGATGGAGCTCAACTTAATGGTGGTCGTACACTGGTACATAGTTCAAGTGATGGACATATTGATCCACAACGCACAGCAGGTAAACAACTGATATGCTTAGTTCAAGAACCACATTCTGCTCCCGCTGTTGTGGCAGCTTCTCCTAATTACAATCCATTTTTCATGAATGACCAGAATAGAAATGCAGCTACTCCTCCTCCACAGCCACCTCCACAGCCATCTTCCATACAACCAGGAATGAACACGTCTGCTATGCAAGGCCCTCCTCCCACGTATATGCACATACCTCGGTACAGTACAAATCCCATTACTGTTACAGTATCACAAAACCTCCCATCTGGACAGAGTGTACCCAGAGCTCTACAAATTCTTCCACAGATTCCAAGCAATCTTTATGGGACTCCTGGCTCTATTTATATTAGACAAACATCTCAAAGTTCTTCAGGACGACAGACTCCTCAGAATACGCAGTGGCATTCGTCACCACAGGGCCCAGTTCCACATTATACTCCCCGTCCTCTACCTGTGTATCCACATCAACAGAACTACCAACCTTCTCAGTATTCTCCTAAACAACCCCAGATCCCTCAGACAGCTTTTCAATCACCACCGGCATCCCAGTGTCCCTCTCCCTTCGGCTCTCCTCAGCACCAAGTTCAGCCTCCTCAGCTGGGTCATCAGAGTTCACATGTCTTCATGCCTCCTAGTCCTTCAACTGTCCCACCTCATCCATATCAGCAAGCATCCCagacttttcaaaaacaaagcgGTCACTCCGTGTCGTATCTTCCTCCTTTTGCTGGACCTAGTTTATCCAAAGGTTCCATgaacaaaatagaaattacaGTTGAGCCACCGCAAAGGCCTGGGACTGCAATGAACAGAAGTCCTTCACCAATAAGTAATCAACCATCTCAACGAAACCAGCACCCGCTGTATACAGCCACTACTCCTCCTACAAGCTCTCCATCAAGAG tagGTCGAGCACCGACTGAGAATCTTTTAAATTTAGTGGACCAAGAAGAGCGTACTGCAGCACCAGAACCTATTCAGCCTATTTCTGTAATCCCAGGatctggaggagaaaaaggaagccaTAAATATCAGAGAAGTTCTAGTTCTGGATCAGATGACTATGCTTACACTCAAG CCTTGCTTTTACATCAACGAGCAAGGATGGAGAGATTAGCAAAGGAACTGAAGCTTGAGAAAGAAGAACTTGAACGCCTGAAAGCTGAAGTCAATGGCATGGAGCACGATCTAATGCAGAGGCGGCTTCGAAGAGTTAGCTGTACAACTGCAATTCCAACA CCTGAAGAAATGACCAAATTAAGAAGCCTCAACAGACAGCTGCAGATAAATGTTGACTGTACACTGAAAGAAGTTGACCTCCTTCAGTCTAGAG GGAACTTTGATCCGAAAGCCACATGTAACTTCTACGATAACATAGAGCCTGGTCCTGTTGTGCCACCAAAGCCATATAAAAAGG
- the TAB3 gene encoding TGF-beta-activated kinase 1 and MAP3K7-binding protein 3 isoform X3, which produces MAQGSQQLDVQVLHDLRQRFPEIPEGVVSQCMLQNNNNLDACCRALAQESNKYLYMEYHSPDDTRINRNSLLHINLGIHPHTSYHAGDGAQLNGGRTLVHSSSDGHIDPQRTAGKQLICLVQEPHSAPAVVAASPNYNPFFMNDQNRNAATPPPQPPPQPSSIQPGMNTSAMQGPPPTYMHIPRYSTNPITVTVSQNLPSGQSVPRALQILPQIPSNLYGTPGSIYIRQTSQSSSGRQTPQNTQWHSSPQGPVPHYTPRPLPVYPHQQNYQPSQYSPKQPQIPQTAFQSPPASQCPSPFGSPQHQVQPPQLGHQSSHVFMPPSPSTVPPHPYQQASQTFQKQSGHSVSYLPPFAGPSLSKGSMNKIEITVEPPQRPGTAMNRSPSPISNQPSQRNQHPLYTATTPPTSSPSRVDQEERTAAPEPIQPISVIPGSGGEKGSHKYQRSSSSGSDDYAYTQALLLHQRARMERLAKELKLEKEELERLKAEVNGMEHDLMQRRLRRVSCTTAIPTPEEMTKLRSLNRQLQINVDCTLKEVDLLQSRGNFDPKATCNFYDNIEPGPVVPPKPYKKEHPNNSKQASRTQPRDEDFEGAPWNCDSCTFLNHPALNRCEQCEMPRYT; this is translated from the exons ATGGCGCAGGGCAGTCAACAACTCGATGTGCAGGTACTCCATGATCTCCGACAACGTTTCCCTGAGATACCTGAAGGCGTGGTATCTCAGTGCATGCTTCAG AACAACAACAATCTAGATGCCTGTTGTCGAGCCCTCGCACAGGAGAGCAACAAATACTTATATATGGAGTACCATAGTCCCGATGACACcagaataaatagaaatagcCTTTTGCACATTAATCTGGGTATTCATCCTCATACCAGCTATCATGCAGGGGATGGAGCTCAACTTAATGGTGGTCGTACACTGGTACATAGTTCAAGTGATGGACATATTGATCCACAACGCACAGCAGGTAAACAACTGATATGCTTAGTTCAAGAACCACATTCTGCTCCCGCTGTTGTGGCAGCTTCTCCTAATTACAATCCATTTTTCATGAATGACCAGAATAGAAATGCAGCTACTCCTCCTCCACAGCCACCTCCACAGCCATCTTCCATACAACCAGGAATGAACACGTCTGCTATGCAAGGCCCTCCTCCCACGTATATGCACATACCTCGGTACAGTACAAATCCCATTACTGTTACAGTATCACAAAACCTCCCATCTGGACAGAGTGTACCCAGAGCTCTACAAATTCTTCCACAGATTCCAAGCAATCTTTATGGGACTCCTGGCTCTATTTATATTAGACAAACATCTCAAAGTTCTTCAGGACGACAGACTCCTCAGAATACGCAGTGGCATTCGTCACCACAGGGCCCAGTTCCACATTATACTCCCCGTCCTCTACCTGTGTATCCACATCAACAGAACTACCAACCTTCTCAGTATTCTCCTAAACAACCCCAGATCCCTCAGACAGCTTTTCAATCACCACCGGCATCCCAGTGTCCCTCTCCCTTCGGCTCTCCTCAGCACCAAGTTCAGCCTCCTCAGCTGGGTCATCAGAGTTCACATGTCTTCATGCCTCCTAGTCCTTCAACTGTCCCACCTCATCCATATCAGCAAGCATCCCagacttttcaaaaacaaagcgGTCACTCCGTGTCGTATCTTCCTCCTTTTGCTGGACCTAGTTTATCCAAAGGTTCCATgaacaaaatagaaattacaGTTGAGCCACCGCAAAGGCCTGGGACTGCAATGAACAGAAGTCCTTCACCAATAAGTAATCAACCATCTCAACGAAACCAGCACCCGCTGTATACAGCCACTACTCCTCCTACAAGCTCTCCATCAAGAG TGGACCAAGAAGAGCGTACTGCAGCACCAGAACCTATTCAGCCTATTTCTGTAATCCCAGGatctggaggagaaaaaggaagccaTAAATATCAGAGAAGTTCTAGTTCTGGATCAGATGACTATGCTTACACTCAAG CCTTGCTTTTACATCAACGAGCAAGGATGGAGAGATTAGCAAAGGAACTGAAGCTTGAGAAAGAAGAACTTGAACGCCTGAAAGCTGAAGTCAATGGCATGGAGCACGATCTAATGCAGAGGCGGCTTCGAAGAGTTAGCTGTACAACTGCAATTCCAACA CCTGAAGAAATGACCAAATTAAGAAGCCTCAACAGACAGCTGCAGATAAATGTTGACTGTACACTGAAAGAAGTTGACCTCCTTCAGTCTAGAG GGAACTTTGATCCGAAAGCCACATGTAACTTCTACGATAACATAGAGCCTGGTCCTGTTGTGCCACCAAAGCCATATAAAAAGG
- the TAB3 gene encoding TGF-beta-activated kinase 1 and MAP3K7-binding protein 3 isoform X4: MAQGSQQLDVQVLHDLRQRFPEIPEGVVSQCMLQNNNNLDACCRALAQESNKYLYMEYHSPDDTRINRNSLLHINLGIHPHTSYHAGDGAQLNGGRTLVHSSSDGHIDPQRTAGKQLICLVQEPHSAPAVVAASPNYNPFFMNDQNRNAATPPPQPPPQPSSIQPGMNTSAMQGPPPTYMHIPRYSTNPITVTVSQNLPSGQSVPRALQILPQIPSNLYGTPGSIYIRQTSQSSSGRQTPQNTQWHSSPQGPVPHYTPRPLPVYPHQQNYQPSQYSPKQPQIPQTAFQSPPASQCPSPFGSPQHQVQPPQLGHQSSHVFMPPSPSTVPPHPYQQASQTFQKQSGHSVSYLPPFAGPSLSKGSMNKIEITVEPPQRPGTAMNRSPSPISNQPSQRNQHPLYTATTPPTSSPSRALLLHQRARMERLAKELKLEKEELERLKAEVNGMEHDLMQRRLRRVSCTTAIPTPEEMTKLRSLNRQLQINVDCTLKEVDLLQSRGNFDPKATCNFYDNIEPGPVVPPKPYKKEHPNNSKQASRTQPRDEDFEGAPWNCDSCTFLNHPALNRCEQCEMPRYT; encoded by the exons ATGGCGCAGGGCAGTCAACAACTCGATGTGCAGGTACTCCATGATCTCCGACAACGTTTCCCTGAGATACCTGAAGGCGTGGTATCTCAGTGCATGCTTCAG AACAACAACAATCTAGATGCCTGTTGTCGAGCCCTCGCACAGGAGAGCAACAAATACTTATATATGGAGTACCATAGTCCCGATGACACcagaataaatagaaatagcCTTTTGCACATTAATCTGGGTATTCATCCTCATACCAGCTATCATGCAGGGGATGGAGCTCAACTTAATGGTGGTCGTACACTGGTACATAGTTCAAGTGATGGACATATTGATCCACAACGCACAGCAGGTAAACAACTGATATGCTTAGTTCAAGAACCACATTCTGCTCCCGCTGTTGTGGCAGCTTCTCCTAATTACAATCCATTTTTCATGAATGACCAGAATAGAAATGCAGCTACTCCTCCTCCACAGCCACCTCCACAGCCATCTTCCATACAACCAGGAATGAACACGTCTGCTATGCAAGGCCCTCCTCCCACGTATATGCACATACCTCGGTACAGTACAAATCCCATTACTGTTACAGTATCACAAAACCTCCCATCTGGACAGAGTGTACCCAGAGCTCTACAAATTCTTCCACAGATTCCAAGCAATCTTTATGGGACTCCTGGCTCTATTTATATTAGACAAACATCTCAAAGTTCTTCAGGACGACAGACTCCTCAGAATACGCAGTGGCATTCGTCACCACAGGGCCCAGTTCCACATTATACTCCCCGTCCTCTACCTGTGTATCCACATCAACAGAACTACCAACCTTCTCAGTATTCTCCTAAACAACCCCAGATCCCTCAGACAGCTTTTCAATCACCACCGGCATCCCAGTGTCCCTCTCCCTTCGGCTCTCCTCAGCACCAAGTTCAGCCTCCTCAGCTGGGTCATCAGAGTTCACATGTCTTCATGCCTCCTAGTCCTTCAACTGTCCCACCTCATCCATATCAGCAAGCATCCCagacttttcaaaaacaaagcgGTCACTCCGTGTCGTATCTTCCTCCTTTTGCTGGACCTAGTTTATCCAAAGGTTCCATgaacaaaatagaaattacaGTTGAGCCACCGCAAAGGCCTGGGACTGCAATGAACAGAAGTCCTTCACCAATAAGTAATCAACCATCTCAACGAAACCAGCACCCGCTGTATACAGCCACTACTCCTCCTACAAGCTCTCCATCAAGAG CCTTGCTTTTACATCAACGAGCAAGGATGGAGAGATTAGCAAAGGAACTGAAGCTTGAGAAAGAAGAACTTGAACGCCTGAAAGCTGAAGTCAATGGCATGGAGCACGATCTAATGCAGAGGCGGCTTCGAAGAGTTAGCTGTACAACTGCAATTCCAACA CCTGAAGAAATGACCAAATTAAGAAGCCTCAACAGACAGCTGCAGATAAATGTTGACTGTACACTGAAAGAAGTTGACCTCCTTCAGTCTAGAG GGAACTTTGATCCGAAAGCCACATGTAACTTCTACGATAACATAGAGCCTGGTCCTGTTGTGCCACCAAAGCCATATAAAAAGG
- the TAB3 gene encoding TGF-beta-activated kinase 1 and MAP3K7-binding protein 3 isoform X1, which produces MAQGSQQLDVQVLHDLRQRFPEIPEGVVSQCMLQNNNNLDACCRALAQESNKYLYMEYHSPDDTRINRNSLLHINLGIHPHTSYHAGDGAQLNGGRTLVHSSSDGHIDPQRTAGKQLICLVQEPHSAPAVVAASPNYNPFFMNDQNRNAATPPPQPPPQPSSIQPGMNTSAMQGPPPTYMHIPRYSTNPITVTVSQNLPSGQSVPRALQILPQIPSNLYGTPGSIYIRQTSQSSSGRQTPQNTQWHSSPQGPVPHYTPRPLPVYPHQQNYQPSQYSPKQPQIPQTAFQSPPASQCPSPFGSPQHQVQPPQLGHQSSHVFMPPSPSTVPPHPYQQASQTFQKQSGHSVSYLPPFAGPSLSKGSMNKIEITVEPPQRPGTAMNRSPSPISNQPSQRNQHPLYTATTPPTSSPSRGMSGQPKPPFSVNPVYITYTQPTGPTGAPTQSPRVMVSQPNPTIFKITVGRAPTENLLNLVDQEERTAAPEPIQPISVIPGSGGEKGSHKYQRSSSSGSDDYAYTQALLLHQRARMERLAKELKLEKEELERLKAEVNGMEHDLMQRRLRRVSCTTAIPTPEEMTKLRSLNRQLQINVDCTLKEVDLLQSRGNFDPKATCNFYDNIEPGPVVPPKPYKKEHPNNSKQASRTQPRDEDFEGAPWNCDSCTFLNHPALNRCEQCEMPRYT; this is translated from the exons ATGGCGCAGGGCAGTCAACAACTCGATGTGCAGGTACTCCATGATCTCCGACAACGTTTCCCTGAGATACCTGAAGGCGTGGTATCTCAGTGCATGCTTCAG AACAACAACAATCTAGATGCCTGTTGTCGAGCCCTCGCACAGGAGAGCAACAAATACTTATATATGGAGTACCATAGTCCCGATGACACcagaataaatagaaatagcCTTTTGCACATTAATCTGGGTATTCATCCTCATACCAGCTATCATGCAGGGGATGGAGCTCAACTTAATGGTGGTCGTACACTGGTACATAGTTCAAGTGATGGACATATTGATCCACAACGCACAGCAGGTAAACAACTGATATGCTTAGTTCAAGAACCACATTCTGCTCCCGCTGTTGTGGCAGCTTCTCCTAATTACAATCCATTTTTCATGAATGACCAGAATAGAAATGCAGCTACTCCTCCTCCACAGCCACCTCCACAGCCATCTTCCATACAACCAGGAATGAACACGTCTGCTATGCAAGGCCCTCCTCCCACGTATATGCACATACCTCGGTACAGTACAAATCCCATTACTGTTACAGTATCACAAAACCTCCCATCTGGACAGAGTGTACCCAGAGCTCTACAAATTCTTCCACAGATTCCAAGCAATCTTTATGGGACTCCTGGCTCTATTTATATTAGACAAACATCTCAAAGTTCTTCAGGACGACAGACTCCTCAGAATACGCAGTGGCATTCGTCACCACAGGGCCCAGTTCCACATTATACTCCCCGTCCTCTACCTGTGTATCCACATCAACAGAACTACCAACCTTCTCAGTATTCTCCTAAACAACCCCAGATCCCTCAGACAGCTTTTCAATCACCACCGGCATCCCAGTGTCCCTCTCCCTTCGGCTCTCCTCAGCACCAAGTTCAGCCTCCTCAGCTGGGTCATCAGAGTTCACATGTCTTCATGCCTCCTAGTCCTTCAACTGTCCCACCTCATCCATATCAGCAAGCATCCCagacttttcaaaaacaaagcgGTCACTCCGTGTCGTATCTTCCTCCTTTTGCTGGACCTAGTTTATCCAAAGGTTCCATgaacaaaatagaaattacaGTTGAGCCACCGCAAAGGCCTGGGACTGCAATGAACAGAAGTCCTTCACCAATAAGTAATCAACCATCTCAACGAAACCAGCACCCGCTGTATACAGCCACTACTCCTCCTACAAGCTCTCCATCAAGAGGTATGTCGGGTCAACCCAAACCTCCATTTAGTGTTAATCCAGTATATATTACCTACACTCAACCAACTGGGCCTACAGGTGCACCAACACAGTCTCCTCGGGTAATGGTATCTCAGCCAAACccaactatttttaaaatcacagtagGTCGAGCACCGACTGAGAATCTTTTAAATTTAGTGGACCAAGAAGAGCGTACTGCAGCACCAGAACCTATTCAGCCTATTTCTGTAATCCCAGGatctggaggagaaaaaggaagccaTAAATATCAGAGAAGTTCTAGTTCTGGATCAGATGACTATGCTTACACTCAAG CCTTGCTTTTACATCAACGAGCAAGGATGGAGAGATTAGCAAAGGAACTGAAGCTTGAGAAAGAAGAACTTGAACGCCTGAAAGCTGAAGTCAATGGCATGGAGCACGATCTAATGCAGAGGCGGCTTCGAAGAGTTAGCTGTACAACTGCAATTCCAACA CCTGAAGAAATGACCAAATTAAGAAGCCTCAACAGACAGCTGCAGATAAATGTTGACTGTACACTGAAAGAAGTTGACCTCCTTCAGTCTAGAG GGAACTTTGATCCGAAAGCCACATGTAACTTCTACGATAACATAGAGCCTGGTCCTGTTGTGCCACCAAAGCCATATAAAAAGG